From a region of the Chitinophaga caseinilytica genome:
- a CDS encoding PKD-like family lipoprotein, whose protein sequence is MLKHIKLLCCISLGIAMAGCYKDKGNYDYIDINEVSITSDSSAVVVLQQDTLRINVQLKQSMPDAAGLTYEWVFYAANGTPQERRQLGTGKNLTAMISEKPGNYNLDYFVTDKKTGVSFQKRFSISVESAFGEGWMVLEENGGTTDIGLVTRGKKIFKNIYSTSNKGQKLPAGARDISIIQYRGQEIYILSPADMVQVDYVDFTKIKRFDQFFYDAPAPKPEGNYLLGGSDKVMYNNGLVYTASTVLPPPYTFGLPLIGAGEGPYYMEPYPIYSVSEGKFFYDRISQRFFRAGPYDIELSPCPQFDPAADAYNMNNIGKKLLYAEHNVTDMHNLLFKNNNNDSLFIYVLDAGIPNPAVAKYDVTGLPGLLGADHYRMSKTLTYLYYSNGNKVYKLDILAQTSTLLYTFPAGTQVADMKMYFNWKDFDDADNDRLIGIATNEAGHGKLYYFPLAVTGNFEGNTYRTVFDGFGKINGIAYKSGN, encoded by the coding sequence ATGTTGAAACATATAAAACTCCTGTGTTGCATTTCGCTGGGCATAGCCATGGCAGGATGTTACAAAGACAAAGGCAATTACGATTACATTGATATCAACGAGGTTTCCATTACCAGCGACTCCAGCGCCGTAGTGGTGCTGCAGCAGGATACGCTCCGGATCAATGTGCAGCTGAAGCAATCGATGCCCGATGCGGCCGGACTTACCTATGAATGGGTATTCTATGCCGCAAACGGGACGCCGCAGGAGCGCCGCCAGCTGGGCACCGGAAAAAACCTCACCGCCATGATCTCCGAAAAACCGGGGAACTACAACCTCGATTATTTCGTGACCGACAAGAAAACCGGCGTCAGCTTTCAAAAACGGTTCTCGATCAGCGTGGAAAGCGCGTTCGGTGAGGGATGGATGGTGCTCGAAGAGAACGGCGGCACAACCGACATCGGGCTCGTTACCCGCGGGAAGAAGATCTTTAAAAACATCTACTCCACCAGCAACAAAGGGCAAAAGCTGCCCGCAGGAGCCAGGGATATCAGTATCATCCAGTACCGCGGCCAGGAAATCTACATCCTTTCGCCGGCGGATATGGTCCAGGTGGATTATGTCGACTTTACGAAGATCAAGCGGTTCGACCAGTTCTTCTACGACGCGCCCGCGCCCAAACCGGAAGGGAACTACCTGCTGGGTGGGTCAGACAAGGTGATGTACAACAACGGGTTGGTCTATACCGCCTCCACCGTGCTGCCCCCGCCTTATACGTTCGGCCTGCCGCTCATCGGCGCCGGGGAGGGGCCTTACTACATGGAGCCCTATCCGATCTACTCCGTCTCCGAAGGCAAATTCTTCTACGACCGCATCTCCCAGCGCTTCTTCAGGGCCGGCCCGTACGACATCGAGCTGAGCCCCTGCCCCCAGTTCGACCCCGCAGCGGATGCGTACAATATGAACAACATCGGCAAAAAGCTGCTGTACGCAGAGCATAACGTGACGGACATGCACAACCTGCTATTCAAAAACAATAACAACGACTCCCTTTTCATTTACGTCCTCGATGCCGGCATTCCGAACCCCGCCGTCGCGAAGTACGACGTTACCGGGCTGCCCGGGCTTTTGGGGGCAGATCATTACCGGATGTCCAAAACGCTGACTTACCTCTATTACTCCAACGGGAATAAAGTCTACAAGCTCGACATCCTCGCCCAAACCTCCACCCTGCTCTACACTTTCCCCGCCGGCACGCAGGTGGCCGACATGAAAATGTATTTCAACTGGAAAGATTTCGACGACGCAGACAATGATCGCCTCATCGGCATCGCCACCAACGAAGCCGGCCATGGAAAACTATATTATTTCCCCCTGGCCGTAACCGGCAACTTCGAAGGGAACACTTACCGGACCGTTTTCGACGGGTTCGGCAAAATCAACGGAATTGCTTACAAAAGCGGTAACTAA
- a CDS encoding TlpA disulfide reductase family protein — MQINKTRFITALLLCAGLQALAQKPLTIIRGTVDKERASKVQLYQVVEGQMTEYASTTLDAGNNYAFALPEVKEGFYYVTDNAGKSLPGRLYLKSGDAVKLNILANGTELSGTSPENKVLNEWQQMYNGIAVPAFLFWSDRTEYPEFFTHLTAFIPKAAAFKKQVNTPNKRFNELLKMVIDSDVEYAAIQFIYTPRSVHPTKDQYPAYYNTILQPKKFCDTRILQLGDGLDRMDRYSLYCNMNSGTEITREERLSYSLNLFCNDTLKGIYLVQGLGRYQSLEKLRDDVAPFKKYLLTDSSKAKYLRRESALASYAKGEKAYNFAYPDVNGDTVSLASLKGKVVLVDTWATWCMPCRAEIPHLQKLEEELRNKAIAFVSLSCDEAKDEAKWKAFVEKEKLTGIQLYAKGFSEFTKYYKINAIPRFLIFDKEGKIVTVDAPRPSDPALKTLLLQLAEG, encoded by the coding sequence ATGCAAATCAACAAAACACGCTTCATTACCGCCCTCCTGTTATGCGCCGGCCTCCAGGCCCTCGCGCAAAAACCATTGACTATCATCCGGGGCACCGTAGATAAAGAGCGCGCATCCAAAGTGCAGCTCTACCAGGTGGTAGAAGGCCAGATGACCGAATATGCCTCCACCACCCTCGATGCTGGCAACAACTACGCCTTCGCCCTGCCGGAAGTAAAAGAAGGTTTTTACTACGTGACAGACAATGCCGGCAAATCGTTGCCCGGCCGGCTCTACCTGAAGTCCGGCGACGCGGTGAAGCTTAACATACTTGCTAACGGAACGGAACTATCCGGCACCTCGCCCGAAAACAAGGTGCTGAACGAATGGCAGCAAATGTACAATGGCATCGCCGTGCCCGCATTCCTCTTCTGGAGCGACCGCACCGAATATCCCGAGTTCTTCACCCACCTCACCGCGTTCATTCCCAAAGCGGCGGCATTCAAAAAACAGGTCAACACACCGAATAAACGGTTCAACGAACTGCTCAAAATGGTGATCGACAGCGACGTGGAATACGCTGCTATCCAGTTTATCTATACGCCGCGGTCTGTCCATCCCACCAAAGACCAGTATCCCGCGTACTACAACACCATCCTGCAGCCGAAGAAATTCTGTGACACCCGCATCCTCCAGCTGGGCGACGGGCTCGACCGGATGGACCGCTACTCGCTGTACTGTAACATGAACAGCGGCACCGAAATTACCCGGGAAGAACGGCTGTCATACTCCCTCAACCTCTTCTGCAACGATACGCTGAAAGGCATTTACCTCGTGCAAGGGCTGGGGCGGTACCAGTCGCTGGAAAAGCTGCGCGACGACGTGGCGCCTTTCAAAAAATACCTCCTCACCGATTCCAGCAAGGCGAAATACCTCCGCCGCGAATCGGCCCTGGCCTCCTACGCCAAAGGGGAAAAGGCGTACAACTTCGCCTATCCCGACGTTAACGGCGATACCGTTTCGCTCGCCAGCCTGAAAGGGAAAGTGGTGCTGGTAGACACTTGGGCTACCTGGTGCATGCCCTGCCGCGCGGAAATCCCGCATCTGCAGAAACTGGAAGAAGAACTGAGAAACAAAGCCATCGCGTTTGTTTCACTGTCTTGCGACGAAGCCAAAGACGAAGCCAAATGGAAAGCGTTCGTGGAGAAGGAAAAACTCACCGGCATTCAACTGTACGCAAAGGGCTTCAGTGAATTCACGAAATACTACAAGATCAACGCCATCCCCCGTTTCCTGATTTTCGACAAAGAAGGGAAAATCGTGACGGTGGATGCGCCCCGGCCATCGGACCCGGCGCTGAAAACGCTGCTCCTCCAGTTGGCGGAAGGTTGA
- a CDS encoding LytTR family DNA-binding domain-containing protein — MKIKCLIVDDEPLAIALLENHIGRLSALEVVGTCANAMQAAQELRAQTVDLLFLDIKMPQITGIEFLKTLRQPPAVIFTTAYREYALEGYELDIVDYLLKPITFERFFKAVERYYSRFSPKDPPVNPMARHQPEEEYIAIKTGNKYNRIPVNDILYIESVKDYVVLHRADGSTFMAKFKIGDMEIEVKDKRFLRIHRSFIVNLSKVTAFTAQDVEIGRLELPIGANYRDIVFKVLKAGQ; from the coding sequence GTGAAGATCAAATGCCTTATCGTGGACGACGAGCCCCTGGCCATCGCGCTCCTGGAGAACCATATCGGTCGCCTGAGCGCGCTGGAAGTGGTGGGTACCTGCGCCAACGCCATGCAGGCCGCGCAGGAGCTCCGTGCCCAAACCGTAGACCTGCTTTTCCTCGATATCAAGATGCCGCAGATCACCGGTATCGAATTCCTCAAAACCCTCCGTCAGCCGCCCGCCGTCATTTTCACGACGGCTTACCGGGAATATGCGCTGGAAGGATATGAGCTGGATATCGTCGATTATCTCCTCAAGCCCATCACGTTCGAGCGGTTTTTCAAAGCGGTGGAAAGGTATTATTCGCGCTTTTCCCCCAAAGATCCGCCGGTGAACCCGATGGCGCGGCACCAGCCGGAGGAGGAATACATCGCCATCAAAACCGGCAATAAATACAACCGCATCCCCGTAAACGATATCCTCTATATCGAAAGCGTGAAAGATTATGTGGTGCTCCACCGGGCCGATGGGTCTACCTTCATGGCCAAATTCAAGATCGGCGATATGGAGATCGAAGTGAAAGACAAACGTTTTTTACGGATACACCGCTCCTTCATCGTCAACCTTTCCAAAGTCACGGCCTTCACGGCGCAAGACGTGGAGATCGGCAGGCTGGAGCTGCCCATCGGCGCCAACTACCGCGACATCGTCTTCAAAGTGCTGAAGGCCGGGCAATAA